One window of the Salvia miltiorrhiza cultivar Shanhuang (shh) chromosome 6, IMPLAD_Smil_shh, whole genome shotgun sequence genome contains the following:
- the LOC130988065 gene encoding F-box protein SKIP1 encodes MDEESATAADWADLTHECLLNILRRLSLEDRWRGAMRVCKSWHQACKDPCLNSVIDIESHFGSANELPRFWTPEFERRVDNMLRSVVLWSSGGLTQIRVRHCSDRSLDLVAKRCPNLQVLSIQSSPHVTDAIMAEIASGCPKIKELDVSYCYEISDKSLAVIGFHCPNMHMLKRNLMNWLDPSQHAGVVPYEYLNACPQDGDSEAAAISKFMPNLLHLELRFLKLTAKGVTLISEGCKDLEYIDLSGCANVTSRDIACASLKLKNLKTIKKPNFYIPRSAFHTERYGHWQLYDERFQTDIFRI; translated from the exons ATGGATGAGGAGAGTGCAACCGCCGCCGATTGGGCCGACTTGACTCACGAGTGCCTCCTCAACATCCTCCGCCGCCTCTCCCTCGAGGACCGATGGCGGGGAGCCATGCGCGTCTGCAAGTCGTGGCATCAAGCGTGTAAGGATCCCTGCCTCAATTCCGTAATCGACATCGAATCTCATTTCGGCTCTGCCAACGAATTGCCCCGCTTCTGGACTCCGGAGTTCGAGCGGAGGGTCGATAATATGCTCCGATCCGTTGTCCTTTGGAGCTCCGGCGGCCTCACTCAGATCCGCGTTAGGCATTGCTCTGATCGATCGCTCGACCTTGTTGCCAAAAG GTGCCCAAATCTTCAAGTTCTTTCTATCCAGAGCTCTCCTCATGTTACTGATGCAATCATGGCTGAAATAGCATCCGGCTGTCCCAAGATCAAGGAGCTCGACGTCAGCTACTGCTACGAAATATCTGACAAATCTCTGGCAGTCATAGGCTTTCATTGTCCTAATATGCATATGCTTAAGCGGAACCTAATGAACTGGTTGGATCCTTCCCAGCATGCAGGAGTTGTCCCCTATGAATATCTAAACGCCTGTCCGCAGGATGGGGATTCAGAAGCTGCCGCCATCTCCAAATTTATGCCTAATCTTCTCCATCTTGAACTTCGATTCTTAAAGTTGACAGCTAAAGGGGTGACTCTAATCTCTGAAGGGTGCAAGGACCTGGAGTATATCGACTTATCTGGGTGTGCAAATGTAACTAGTCGAGATATCGCTTGTGCATCTCTCAAACTGAAGAACTTGAAAACTATCAAGAAGCCCAACTTTTATATCCCAAGGTCAGCTTTCCACACAGAAAGATATGGGCATTGGCAGTTATACGATGAGCGGTTTCAAACAGATATATTCAGAATTTGA
- the LOC130988066 gene encoding UPF0057 membrane protein At2g24040-like — translation MSCCIIFCEILLAILLPPLGVCLRHGCCTVEFFICLVLTILGYIPGIIYALYAIACLDPDRFREEYYVLA, via the exons ATGTCTTGCTGTATAATCTTCTGCGAGATCTTACTTGCAATCTTGCTTCCCCCTCTCGGTGTTTGCCTCCGCCATGGCTGCTGCACG GTGGAGTTCTTCATTTGCTTGGTGTTGACTATTTTGGGGTACATACCTGGGATTATCTACGCTCTCTACGCGATTGCTTGCCTTGATCCTGATAGGTTCCGTGAAGAGTACTATGTGCTAGCATAA